From a single Kitasatospora sp. NBC_00458 genomic region:
- a CDS encoding CGNR zinc finger domain-containing protein: MTDRRADPRDPRPLTGEPLALDLLNTRWAGTPVNDLLDDEPDGYAIWLSSAGLAGRCAADAAGRAAAREAREALAAAVRDLDERGGVGVAALAGLDAVLGHGRVRREASATGPVDRVEVDDPARLAAWLAVDDFLGLLGQGPQRIKKCAHEACILHFFDTSQNGRRRWCSMAVCGNRAKAARHYGKVHG; encoded by the coding sequence CCCGCGCCCGCTGACCGGCGAGCCGCTCGCGCTCGACCTGCTGAACACGCGGTGGGCGGGCACGCCGGTGAACGACCTGCTGGACGACGAGCCGGACGGCTACGCGATCTGGCTCTCCTCGGCCGGACTGGCCGGACGCTGCGCGGCCGACGCGGCCGGGCGGGCCGCCGCCCGGGAGGCCCGGGAGGCGCTGGCGGCGGCGGTCCGGGACCTCGACGAACGCGGCGGGGTCGGGGTGGCGGCGCTGGCCGGGCTGGACGCGGTGCTGGGGCACGGCCGGGTCCGGCGGGAGGCCTCCGCGACGGGCCCGGTGGACCGGGTCGAGGTGGACGACCCCGCGCGGCTGGCGGCCTGGCTGGCGGTGGACGACTTCCTGGGACTGCTCGGGCAGGGGCCGCAGCGGATCAAGAAGTGCGCGCACGAGGCGTGCATCCTGCACTTCTTCGACACGTCGCAGAACGGTCGGCGGCGGTGGTGCTCGATGGCGGTGTGCGGCAACCGGGCGAAGGCGGCGCGGCACTACGGGAAGGTGCACGGCTAG